From the Acidovorax carolinensis genome, one window contains:
- a CDS encoding YceI family protein translates to MQIASFFSALALGSAALLAAQPALAQQKLVPAQSAVQFTARQMGVPLEGHFKKFDAQVSFDPAKLATSKIAFTVDTGSATLGSRETDAELPKPTWFNVPQFPQATFQSSAIKALGAGKFEVAGKLSIKGVARDVIVPVTLVQNGATTIATGSLPLKRLAFKIGENEWADTSMVADDVQVKFKLALSGVGKL, encoded by the coding sequence ATGCAGATTGCTTCTTTCTTCTCAGCCCTGGCCTTGGGCAGCGCCGCCTTGCTGGCGGCCCAGCCGGCGCTGGCACAGCAAAAACTGGTGCCCGCCCAGAGCGCGGTGCAATTCACCGCACGCCAGATGGGCGTACCCCTGGAAGGCCATTTCAAGAAGTTCGATGCGCAGGTCAGCTTTGACCCCGCCAAGCTGGCCACGAGCAAGATCGCCTTCACGGTGGACACCGGCAGCGCCACCCTGGGCTCGCGCGAAACCGACGCCGAACTGCCCAAGCCAACCTGGTTCAACGTGCCCCAGTTCCCGCAGGCCACCTTCCAGTCCAGCGCCATCAAGGCCCTGGGCGCAGGCAAGTTTGAAGTGGCCGGCAAGCTCAGCATCAAGGGCGTGGCCCGCGATGTGATCGTGCCTGTAACACTGGTGCAAAACGGCGCCACCACCATCGCCACCGGCTCGCTGCCGCTCAAACGCCTGGCATTCAAAATCGGCGAGAACGAGTGGGCCGACACCTCCATGGTGGCCGACGATGTGCAGGTGAAGTTCAAGCTGGCACTCAGCGGCGTCGGCAAGCTCTGA
- a CDS encoding SDR family NAD(P)-dependent oxidoreductase — translation MHIDLSGKTALITGASAGIGLAIARGLAQAGARVTLSARDAGRLNAAVAALQADGLQAQGIAADLATAAGCQALIAALPDTDILVNNLGIYGTQDFFAISDADWENFFQTNVMSGLRLSRHYAQGMKARGWGRIQFISSESAVNIPADMVHYGVSKSAVQGLSRGLAKVLAGSGVTVNTILPGPTRTEGVVGFMANLAREQGITVAEMEVRFFRENRPSSLIGRFATPEEVANLCVYAASPQASATTGAALRVEGGIVESIL, via the coding sequence ATGCACATTGATCTCTCCGGAAAAACCGCCCTCATCACCGGCGCCAGCGCTGGCATTGGCCTGGCCATTGCGCGCGGACTGGCCCAGGCCGGTGCCCGCGTGACCCTGAGCGCCCGCGATGCCGGGCGCCTGAACGCCGCCGTGGCGGCCTTGCAGGCCGACGGCCTGCAAGCCCAGGGCATTGCCGCCGATCTGGCCACGGCAGCCGGCTGCCAGGCCCTGATCGCGGCGCTGCCAGACACCGACATCCTGGTCAACAACCTGGGCATCTACGGCACGCAGGACTTTTTTGCCATCAGCGATGCCGACTGGGAAAACTTTTTCCAGACCAATGTGATGAGCGGCCTGCGCCTGTCGCGCCACTATGCGCAGGGCATGAAGGCACGCGGCTGGGGCCGCATCCAGTTCATCTCCAGCGAATCGGCCGTCAACATCCCGGCCGACATGGTGCACTACGGCGTGAGCAAGTCGGCCGTGCAGGGCCTGTCGCGCGGGCTGGCCAAGGTGCTGGCGGGCAGCGGCGTCACGGTCAACACCATCCTGCCCGGCCCCACGCGCACCGAAGGCGTGGTGGGATTCATGGCCAACCTGGCGCGGGAGCAAGGCATTACGGTGGCCGAGATGGAAGTGCGCTTCTTCCGCGAAAACCGCCCGTCCAGCCTGATTGGCCGCTTTGCCACCCCCGAAGAAGTGGCCAACCTGTGTGTCTATGCCGCCTCGCCCCAGGCCAGCGCCACCACCGGCGCGGCTCTGCGCGTGGAAGGCGGGATTGTCGAGAGCATTCTTTGA
- a CDS encoding YceI family protein, translating into MRKSLFALAATAVLATAAHAAPANYAIDPTHTFATFEIGHFGAAVNRGRFDKKEGTVQFDKAGKSGKVEIAFDVASVNTGTAAFDKHLQSAELLDAAKHPTAKFVSDKFHFNGDKVTAVDGKLTLLGKTQPVTLKANQFACYDNPMLKREVCGGDFETTIDRTAFGVNYGIDWGFPKNVRLVLQIEAVKQ; encoded by the coding sequence ATGCGCAAATCCCTTTTCGCCCTCGCTGCCACTGCCGTTCTGGCCACTGCCGCCCACGCAGCACCCGCCAACTACGCCATTGACCCCACGCACACCTTTGCCACCTTCGAGATCGGCCACTTTGGCGCTGCCGTGAACCGTGGCCGCTTTGACAAGAAGGAAGGCACCGTGCAGTTCGACAAGGCGGGCAAGAGCGGCAAGGTCGAGATCGCGTTCGACGTCGCTTCGGTCAACACCGGCACCGCAGCCTTTGACAAGCACCTGCAAAGCGCCGAACTGCTGGACGCCGCCAAGCACCCCACGGCCAAGTTTGTCTCGGACAAGTTCCATTTCAACGGCGACAAGGTCACTGCCGTGGACGGCAAGCTGACGCTGCTGGGCAAGACCCAGCCGGTCACGCTCAAGGCCAACCAGTTTGCCTGCTACGACAACCCCATGCTCAAGCGCGAAGTGTGCGGTGGCGACTTTGAAACTACCATCGACCGCACGGCTTTTGGCGTGAACTACGGCATCGACTGGGGCTTCCCCAAGAACGTGCGCCTTGTGCTGCAGATCGAAGCCGTCAAGCAATAA